Proteins from a genomic interval of Chanos chanos chromosome 3, fChaCha1.1, whole genome shotgun sequence:
- the sec16a gene encoding protein transport protein Sec16A isoform X2: MQPPPRMAPPGASGPPPSSTAGPNAFRRNRPYKHGVAAAMATPASLTQPMTDPFAFGRQAPPPVSMGAQAPPPNSNPHFMQALPTPMGSVQTAPGAQALPPGPPPSSSFAPNPDTSHPSLGPNPNSTESHYFNSREPLPYISQLPNPIPSVSTSQSQPSLAAPPPQSQSTGPLQLQTVPPAPSHWVSDHGSRPPSVQNYFQPTSDPPPQTFMPSAQSQAPPPAPSPHPPVPQNQSQSAPSNFSGPPVSQQHNSHFSAQNYFSQVGGGPQELWFNQTPQDPAQQGFPIPYAPAASDPGTVSTFFRGNDVENEETLSGEGHVNGVAHLPHKGAEAPIAYLKDGGASQAVTGQCDSVENLECIPNQEVLPSEPQSHSYEAGPNLEMPDSAPRTTRSASVSSSYSNVSHSSGPVPHGGGHVPRRQQGVVGTFIQQESPRPPDPPTTHPATSTGYFEQIDSTPAPEASPTFPTPSPPKPVGVFQASANSSFEPVRSHSVGVKPAEVDRARMVMERTGANPVPGNLEQPPDNMETIFHTGGAERRPSSRTQGVQRPCESPATTLWAPSDAASLGANILLAPAAPPLALAPPRQPSAEVIQPPEDSPLDLQPARQYQRPPSENLENPPDSTTQASLGYASLLVATPPVEALNQPVLIAPPSSNYSVISPQCPAQTSSQISPKDTSPPGCLPPPVANSVPQVPPATNQPPLFPQTPMSFQPPCNQNPLNLARESKEAPNPAPLTHPTLSRAQSLRGEGQGSSPSNSQDSASATNQKQSSNYELLDFSMHHPQSTNQPSSSPLSQSALPPSVAVNNTPGFYLQVTKDTQQSGRTDSEPPQQTTSDPARPPSNQPSNTPPSADHPTNPPSSQYAPPPPPQATSIPQGAPPPGQHPSYPQQPLSSAPAGPQEPPRPSSALGAQQAYPPPPVPTPGYGGYYPGGYPEYPDRRAPYPPHYPPVDPRAQTYYQEDPYRRADPRYGRFEGQNPAYRDAERQPDRPSSRASQYSDRPSSRQGYSEDYARASRSAYDDYYADYYKNYGDRSRWYDPNAAYDPRYRGYYDQSYNWYNYDAEAYRRGDPYYSQQYSSRREGYDDPWRYYPGYDSSFDDDYRRQRDPYGDDFDRRSVHSERSNHSLHSSHSRRSSFSSRSQQSQVYRSQTDLVTAGYDTTGTTLPVDYSYSQYPQAQDTHNYSQLPYPSADTTWTSPEQPPPRPVTPEKFSVPHRCARFGPAGQLILVQPNLPSAGQPALVELHSLETIMQDSPEQSELRSFPGPLVKEETHKVDVIKFAQNKAQECMRNDDLIDKDSAYLIWEFIVLLCRQNGTVVGTDIADLLLREHRSVWLPGKSPNEANLIDFNNEALEQPEEAESGPLSLLSDTFMVVPENVGKETERFRELLLFGRKKDALESAMKNGLWGHALLLASKMDSRTHARVMTRFANSLPINDPLQTVYQLMSGRMPAAATCCGDEKWGDWRPHLAMVLSNLTHALDLDTRTITTMGDTLASKGLMDAAHFCYLMAQVGLGVYTKKSTKMVLIGSNHSLPFMRFCSCEAIQRTEAYEYAQSLGSQPLLLPNFQVFKFIYACRLAEAGLCAQAYHYCEVISRSLLSLPEYHSPVFISQLIQMSERLRFFDPQLKEKPEQELFLEPDWMLRLRQLNRQIRDGVISFSGDRGTPQPFPCSSPSSEEQSSHPDSSAMTSDPMNPLMTSLMPQPGPPAPGIQLMPPAPSTILQDGMVPMQQPPPPAEPVPFYPVPPGQVQHGYPQPYPMEQQENQQTMPVQMPPQIPTQPATQVPLQGPPLMPPGMPPQAPSAEQSSPVPPSPPHLPQLSPPARGPPPQMDFYDQMAYMGPGRRSRTTSQSSMHMGSGRRSRTTSESSSHSTGRERSGSMANQSSPPPPPIPETPPQQEAPKKTKKDSPQKGGGVTWLRWFSRKGKNEAHLPDDTNKSIVWDEKKQRWVNLDEPEEENKPPPPPPSIHQKPALGGPSVGPPGAGPQINMFSRKAGTKSRYVDVLNPGGSKPASAVPAPADLFAPLAPMPMPTNLFTPAAVPDDQPMEGSVPDSGENKEQSQPTATVPQMFNPTLLPPGPDGTQSGELSRSSSMSSLSREVSQHLNQVPTQPSAQGAPPTGGVTFYNPSQFAQSAPITRARPGRLGQREYPTLK; encoded by the exons ATGCAGCCCCCGCCCCGAATGGCCCCTCCAGGAGCCTCTGGGCCCCCTCCATCATCCACTGCGGGCCCCAATGCTTTCAGGAGAAACAGACCCTATAAACATGGAGTtgctgctgccatggcaacacctGCCTCTCTCACCCAGCCCATGACTGACCCCTTTGCCTTTGGGAGACAGGCTCCACCTCCTGTGTCAATGGGTGCCCAAGCCCCGCCTCCGAACAGCAATCCCCATTTTATGCAAGCCCTTCCTACTCCTATGGGGTCTGTCCAGACTGCACCAGGTGCACAGGCACTCCCTCCTGGTCCCCCACCTTCTTCCTCCTTTGCCCCAAATCCTGACACCTCACATCCTTCCCTGGGCCCAAACCCCAACTCCACTGAGTCACACTACTTTAACTCAAGAGAGCCACTGCCCTACATATCACAGTTGCCTAACCCCATTCCTTCTGTCAGCACCAGCCAGTCGCAGCCTTCCCTTGCAGCTCCACCTCCTCAAAGCCAAAGTACTGGGCCCTTACAGCTACAGACCGTGCCTCCTGCACCTTCGCATTGGGTGTCTGATCATGGGAGCCGCCCACCATCTGTTCAGAACTATTTCCAACCAACCAGTGATCCCCCACCTCAAACTTTCATGCCCTCTGCCCAATCACAGGCCCCTCCTCCCGCCCCATCCCCACATCCTCCAGTTCCGCAGAACCAGAGCCAATCAGCTCCATCAAATTTCAGTGGGCCGCCTGTATCCCAGCAACATAACTCTCACTTCTCTGCCCAGAATTATTTCAGTCAGGTTGGGGGAGGTCCTCAGGAATTGTGGTTTAACCAGACCCCTCAAGACCCAGCCCAACAGGGATTCCCCATTCCGTATGCCCCCGCTGCCAGTGACCCTGGAACCGTCTCCACGTTCTTCCGAGGAAATGATGTGGAGAATGAGGAGACGCTGTCTGGGGAGGGGCACGTTAATGGGGTGGCTCACCTTCCCCACAAAGGTGCTGAAGCTCCCATAGCGTATCTGAAGGATGGTGGGGCCAGCCAAGCAGTTACAGGCCAGTGTGATTCGGTGGAGAACCTAGAGTGCATCCCAAACCAAGAGGTGCTGCCCAGTGAACCGCAAAGCCATAGCTATGAGGCAGGACCCAATCTGGAGATGCCTGACTCTGCTCCTCGCACCACCCGCTCTGCAAGCGTATCATCCAGTTACAGCAATGTGAGTCACAGTAGTGGCCCCGTTCCCCATGGTGGCGGGCATGTGCCTCGGCGGCAGCAGGGTGTTGTGGGAACGTTTATCCAGCAGGAAAGTCCTCGACCCCCAGACCCACCCACCACACACCCTGCCACCTCCACAGGATATTTTGAGCAAATTGACTCCACCCCTGCTCCAGAAGCTAGTCCAACCTTCCCCACCCCAAGCCCGCCTAAACCAGTGGGTGTGTTTCAGGCGAGCGCTAACTCCTCTTTTGAACCCGTACGTTCACATAGTGTGGGGGTAAAACCAGCCGAGGTTGACCGTGCACGCATGGTCATGGAAAGGACCGGGGCCAACCCAGTGCCTGGTAACCTCGAACAACCGCCAGATAACATGGAGACAATCTTTCACACAGGAGGCGCAGAGCGCAGACCCTCATCCCGAACCCAGGGTGTACAGCGGCCCTGCGAAAGCCCCGCCACCACACTCTGGGCACCGAGTGATGCTGCCAGTCTAGGAGCTAACATCCTATTGGCTCCCGCTGCACCGCCTCTTGCACTTGCCCCGCCTCGGCAACCTAGCGCAGAGGTCATCCAACCCCCAGAAGATAGCCCACTTGACCTGCAGCCGGCCAGGCAGTACCAACGCCCACCTTCAGAGAACCTAGAAAACCCGCCAGACTCTACCACCCAGGCAAGTCTGGGTTATGCCTCCCTTTTGGTGGCCACACCTCCAGTTGAGGCTCTTAACCAGCCTGTCCTGATTGCCCCACCTTCCTCCAATTACAGTGTAATTTCTCCGCAGTGTCCTGCTCAAACATCCAGTCAAATCAGTCCAAAAGACACATCTCCACCCGGTTGCCTGCCTCCCCCTGTGGCAAATTCAGTGCCGCAGGTTCCTCCAGCTACCAATCAGCCACCTCTTTTCCCACAGACACCAATGAGCTTTCAGCCTCCTTGTAATCAGAACCCACTGAACCTGGCACGTGAGAGCAAGGAGGCCCCAAATCCTGCCCCTTTGACCCACCCAACTCTCTCCAGAGCCCAGTCACTGAGAGGGGAGGGCCAGGGCAGCTCTCCTTCTAATTCTCAAGATTCTGCTTCTGCTACCAATCAGAAACAATCCTCAAATTATGAGCTGCTTGATTTTTCTATGCACCATCCACAGAGCACAAATCAGCCGTCTAGTTCGCCCCTCTCTCAGTCAGCCCTTCCTCCTTCTGTGGCTGTCAATAACACGCCTGGCTTCTACCTGCAGGTGACCAAAGACACGCAGCAGAGTGGGCGGACAGACAGCGAACCCCCACAGCAAACAACGTCTGACCCTGCGCGCCCCCCTAGCAATCAACCAAGCAACACCCCTCCCAGCGCTGACCACCCTACCAACCCACCTTCATCACAAtatgctcctcctcctcctcctcaagcCACATCCATTCCACAGGGAGCCCCTCCCCCTGGACAACACCCCTCTTACCCCCAGCAACCTTTGAGTTCAGCCCCTGCAGGTCCTCAAGAGCCCCCACGACCCTCCTCTGCCCTTGGCGCTCAGCAAGCATATCCCCCTCCTCCTGTCCCCACACCAGGGTACGGTGGCTATTACCCTGGAGGATACCCAGAATACCCAGACAGAAGAGCCCCCTACCCACCTCACTACCCACCAGTGGAccccagagcacagacctaTTACCAG GAGGACCCATATCGAAGAGCAGACCCCCGATACGGAAGGTTTGAGGGTCAGAACCCCGCCTACCGGGATGCTGAACGACAGCCTGACCGACCCAGCTCTAGAGCCAGCCAGTACTCAGACCGACCCAGCTCCAG acaAGGGTATTCAGAGGACTACGCCAGGGCAAGCCGCAGTGCCTACGATGACTACTATGCAGATTACTATAAAAACTATGGAG ACCGGAGCAGATGGTATGATCCTAATGCGGCATATGACCCACGTTACCGTGGTTACTATGACCAGTCCTACAACTGGTATAACTACGACGCAGAGGCCTACCGGAGAGGAGACCCTTATTACAGTCAGCAATACTCCAGCag GAGGGAGGGCTACGACGACCCCTGGCGATATTACCCTGGATATGACTCAAGTTTCGATGATGATTATCGACGCCAGCGAGATCCGTACGGAGACGACTTCGACCGGCGCAGTGTACACAGCGAACGGTCCAATCACAGCCTTCACAGCTCACACAGTCGACGTAGCAGCTTCAGCTCCCGCTCACAacag AGTCAGGTGTACCGTAGTCAGACTGACCTGGTGACAGCAGGATATGATACCACAGGGACGACTTTACCTGTCGATTATTCCTACAGTCAGTATCCCCAGGCACAGGatacacacaactacagtcAGCTGCCGTATCCTTCAGCAGATACAACGTGGACCAGCCCAGAGCAAC ctcCTCCAAGGCCTGTGACACCAGAGAAGTTTTCTGTTCCTCATCGCTGTGCACGGTTTGGTCCTGCTGGTCAGCTCATACTGGTCCAGCCCAATCTGCCATCAGCTGGCCAACCAGCGCTGGTGGAACTCCACAGCCTCGAG ACGATAATGCAGGATTCTCCTGAGCAGAGCGAGTTGCGATCATTCCCTGGACCACTCGTCAA GGAGGAAACACACAAGGTGGACGTTATTAAGTTTGCCCAGAACAAAGCCCAGGAGTGTATGCGAAATGACGACCTCATTGACAAGGACTCAGCCTACCTCATCTGGGAATTTATAGTGCTGCTCTGTCGACAGAAcggg ACGGTGGTTGGTACAGACATTGCTGACCTGTTGCTAAGAGAGCATCGCTCTGTGTGGTTGCCGGGGAAATCGCCCAATGAGGCGAACCTTATCGACTTTAACAACGAGGCGTTGGAGCAGCCGGAGGAGGCGGAGTCAGGGCCGCTGTCCCTCCTATCAGACACTTTTATGGTCGTCCCGGAGAACGTCGGTAAAGAAACCGAACGCTTCCGCGAACTGCTGCTGTTTGGCCGCAAGAAG GATGCACTGGAGTCTGCTATGAAGAATGGGCTTTGGGGCCACGCCCTGCTGCTAGCGAGTAAGATGGATAGCAGAACACATGCACGTGTCATGACCAG GTTTGCCAACAGTCTACCCATCAACGACCCTCTGCAGACAGTGTACCAGCTCATGTCCGGCAGGATGCCTGCAGCTGCCACG TGTTGTGGGGATGAGAAGTGGGGTGACTGGCGCCCCCATCTGGCTATGGTGCTGTCCAACCTCACACACGCTCTGGACCTGGACACACGCACTATTACCACCATGGGAGATACTTTag cCTCTAAAGGACTCATGGATGCAGCTCACTTCTGTTACCTGATGGCTCAAGTGGGTTTGGGTGTTTATACCAAAAAGAGCACCAAGATGGTCCTCATCGGATCCAACCACAG tttgccGTTCATGAGATTCTGTTCGTGCGAGGCAATTCAGCGTACGGAAGCTTACGAGTACGCCCAGTCTCTGGGTTCACAGCCTCTCTTACTGCCAAATTTCCAG GTGTTTAAATTCATCTATGCATGTCGTCTGGCGGAGGCTGGGCTTTGCGCTCAGGCCTACCATTACTGTGAGGTCATCTCCCGATCACTGCTCTCCTTACCAGAGTACCACTCACCTGTGTTCATCAGTCAGCTCatacag ATGTCTGAGCGGTTAAGGTTTTTTGACCCTCAGCTGAAGGAGAAGCCAGAGCAGGAGCTCTTTCTGGAGCCGGACTGGATGCTGCGTCTCAGACAACTCAATCGGCAAatcagg GATGGTGTGATCTCATTCAGTGGGGACAGAGGAACTCCTCAGCCATTTCCCTGCAGCTCCCCCAGCTCAGAGGAGCAATCCAGCCATCCTGACTCCTCAGctatgacctctgaccccatgAACCCCCTTATGACCTCTCTGATGCCCCAGCCAGGACCACCTGCACCAGGGATACAGCTCATGCCaccag CTCCATCCACCATTTTACAGGATGGCATGGTTCCAATGCAACAGCCTCCGCCCCCTGCGGAGCCGGTTCCATTTTACCCGGTGCCACCTGGTCAGGTTCAGCACGGGTACCCTCAGCCATACCCGATGGAGCAACAAGAGAACCAACAAACCATGCCAGTTCAGATGCCTCCACAGATCCCCACACAACCAGCCACACAGGTGCCGCTTCAAGGACCCCCACTAATGCCCCCCGGTATGCCGCCGCAGGCACCTAGCGCGGAGCAGTCGTCTCCCGTCCCTCCCTCTCCGCCGCATCTACCCCAACTATCACCCCCTGCCCGCGGTCCACCCCCTCAAATGGACTTCTACGACCAAATGGCCTATATG GGTCCAGGAAGGAGATCCAGAACCACCTCACAGTCTTCAATGCACATg gggtCAGGTCGTCGCTCCCGCACAACATCTGAGTCATCCAGTCACTCAACAGGACGAGAGCGCAGTGGTTCAatggccaatcagagctctcctccccctccccccatccctGAGACTCCTCCCCAACAGGAAGCACCCAAGAAAACCAAGAAGGACTCACCCCAAAAG GGCGGAGGTGTCACGTGGCTGAGGTGGTTCTCTcgaaaggggaaaaatgaagCTCATCTTCCAGATGACACCAACAAATCG ATTGTGTGGGATGAGAAGAAACAAAGATGGGTGAATTTGGATGAaccagaggaggag aataagccccctcctcctcctccatctatTCACCAAAAACCTGCTCTAGGGGGTCCAAGTGTGGGGCCTCCAGGTGCAGGACCACAAATCAACATGTTCTCTAGAAAAGCAG gcaCCAAGAGCCGATATGTGGATGTGTTAAATCCAGGAGGTTCTAAGCCAGCCAGTGCAGTGCCTGCCCCAGCTGACCTGTTTGCTCCGCTGGCACCAATGCCCATGCCTACCAACCTCTTCACTCCTGCTGCAG TTCCTGATGATCAGCCAATGGAGGGCAGTGTACCAGACagtggagaaaacaaagaacagagtCAGCCCACTGCTACAGTACCACAg aTGTTTAATCCAACGCTTCTGCCCCCTGGTCCAGACGGGACTCAGTCAGGGGAG CTCTCGCGTTCTAGCTCAATGAGTTCTTTATCACGTGAAGTGAGTCAGCATTTAAACCAG GTTCCAACACAGCCTTCTGCACAAGGTGCCCCACCCACAGGGGGCGTTACTTTCTACAACCCCTCCCAGTTTGCCCAG tctgcacCAATCACGCGAGCTCGCCCTGGGCGGCTGGGGCAGCGGGAGTACCCAACATTGAAGTAA